From one Henningerozyma blattae CBS 6284 chromosome 1, complete genome genomic stretch:
- the VPS5 gene encoding sorting nexin 1 (similar to Saccharomyces cerevisiae YKR078W and VPS5 (YOR069W); ancestral locus Anc_5.670) produces MDDNLEVNVWGSPDNTPTSSSNDLPNIPSLSLYDEQINQSTPSDIKELLIPQESLLTDDDSFTPHTNESLFPGVQNSILDDHYINSIPLHKSSNDLKSDTTKHLLFNSTKLTNKKKRINNLNSEQIIDPLTNNLLQKTTTSQEDITSQENTTSPENATTNENIISENSIENQAYNTTTTTNVEFPLINFTIEIKNPIKVNGFVNSHVEYIISSTSNLSHYEVRRRYTDFRWLYRQLQNNHWGIIIPPPPNKQAVGRYRKSFIENRMIQLQKMLDDIASNPVLNQDQDFLLFLMSDNFAKESIKRQNFTGSKSYHDDNDLSNIHISIIQLLGHDDAIQVLQNGGIDDGNNTFMGVSFSLHPKYIEPDHFFTKQMERIAILEDQFEKLSRALKLINSNQLEFVTYLEDFAVSINDLASVISFQDSQRMLEDFAQLHLDYKNQLINNPNTIHLYFENLIDDYSRYFASTRAILNQREKIGDFLTTAEYAVKENNEDLARLNSSSASQAVNQERISFLSNQSKILMKRSENIRQKWYQVGKIIKQQIHELDTKRISDVKHGVEN; encoded by the coding sequence ATGGATGATAATTTAGAAGTAAACGTATGGGGCTCCCCTGATAATACTCCaacatcttcttcaaatgaTCTACCAAATATTCCCTCGTTATCATTATATGATgaacaaataaatcaaaGTACCCCTTCAgatataaaagaattattaattcctCAAGAAAGCCTTCTCACCGATGATGATTCATTTACTCCTCATACCAATGAATCATTATTCCCAGGTGTACAAAATTCAATACTCGATGatcattatattaattcaatACCATTACATAAATCttcaaatgatttgaaatcaGATACAACAAaacatttattattcaattccaCCAAgttaacaaataaaaagaaaagaattaataatttaaattcagaACAAATTATAGACCCAttaactaataatttattgcAAAAAACTACAACATCACAAGAAGATATAACATCACAAGAAAATACCACATCACCTGAAAACGCCAcaacaaatgaaaatatcatatccgaaaattcaattgaaaatcaaGCTTACAATACCACTACTACTACAAATGTTGAATTtcctttaattaatttcaccatagaaattaaaaatccAATAAAAGTTAATGGATTTGTAAATTCGCATgtagaatatataatatcttCCACTTCGAATTTATCTCATTATGAAGTTCGTAGAAGATATACTGATTTTAGATGGTTATATAgacaattacaaaataatcattggggtattattattcctCCTCCTCCAAATAAACAAGCTGTTGGCAGATATAGAAAGtcatttattgaaaatagaatgattcaattacaaaaaatgtTGGATGATATCGCTTCAAATCCAGTATTAAATCAAGATCAagattttctattatttctaatgaGTGACAATTTTGCCAAAGAATCTATAAAGAGACAGAATTTCACCGGCTCCAAATCCTATCATGATGACAatgatttatcaaatattcatattagTATCATACAATTATTAGGCCATGATGATGCTATTCAAGTATTACAAAATGGTGGTATTGATGATGgtaataatacttttatGGGtgtttcattttctttacaTCCAAAGTATATTGAACCAGATCATTTCTTTACAAAACAAATGGAAAGAATCGCCATCTTAGAAGATcagtttgaaaaattatcaagagCTTTAAAACttataaattcaaatcaattgGAATTTGTAACTTATTTGGAAGATTTTGCCGtttcaattaatgatttagCTTCTGTAATATCGTTTCAAGATTCTCAAAGAATGTTGGAAGATTTTGCACAACTACATTTGGATTATAAAAATCAACTCattaataatccaaatacaattcatttatattttgaaaactTAATTGATGATTATTCACGATATTTTGCAAGTACAAGGgctattttaaatcaaagagaaaaaattggCGATTTTTTAACTACAGCTGAATATGCCgtgaaagaaaataatgaagatttagCTCGTTTGAATAGCAGCTCTGCTTCACAAGCAGTTAACCAAGAAagaatatcttttttatcaaatcaaagtaaaattttaatgaagaGGTCAGAAAATATAAGACAAAAATGGTATCAAGTTGgcaaaattataaaacaaCAGATTCATGAGCTAGATACAAAGAGAATTTCTGACGTTAAACATGGTGTCGAAAACTGA
- the MSA1 gene encoding Msa1p (similar to Saccharomyces cerevisiae YKR077W and YOR066W; ancestral locus Anc_5.668) gives MPDSHRRRGRPPLTKTYADPLQSPMAHSSQQVQRLGTLGFTKPLMRVPAAAPSPLRHTRRADTPRTPHRSLTKKGRFRGVLLATPPPRPAYAFVQGHSLPEHSLPGHSLPDHSAPGTGLGHPTPDHSGPGHSTPARPTPQRSSPHANCSSSTPTPALRLAVANGHASIRAAVCEPPSVQPPSPPPTVRRDQVTALLRKLRHSAKPIEPVDAAQSGPGDSPTLPAIVESAAVSNCPSGAQTPEADGCATASTNASASTSASTSANASATPAPQVSSAAVPLAAPQLFPSPFSAVFKFSGTDPLLLTDDAAGHWHDLLQHQLALASPRSAAHHASSTAPHASSSSSTSATTSNGTATNSSQQSHHISSLALSTPPSWISLASPTKLFSPLRKNSIVKTPKQHQHSPIYRKLSTSGLFNPISLSPKQDANANAITLTNTIAILPPCTNNNTTPKLEEPTTPKSSLKLPALLECTPLIQQTMNGSLPSTKFIPSSLNLESFSPLKESLNSVVPEQDDARLALKRLVDRNA, from the coding sequence ATGCCCGACTCCCACCGCCGCCGTGGCCGCCCACCTCTCACCAAGACCTACGCAGACCCCCTCCAGAGCCCCATGGCCCACTCCTCCCAGCAAGTCCAACGCCTGGGCACTCTGGGCTTCACCAAGCCGCTCATGCGTGTCCCTGCAGCCGCCCCGTCGCCTCTGCGCCACACCCGCCGTGCAGACACGCCCCGCACGCCTCACCGCTCGCTGACCAAGAAGGGCCGCTTCCGTGGCGTGCTTCTGGCCACGCCTCCACCACGCCCAGCCTACGCCTTTGTCCAGGGCCACTCCCTGCCAGAACACTCCCTGCCTGGCCACTCCCTTCCGGACCACTCTGCTCCGGGCACGGGCCTGGGCCACCCTACGCCGGACCACAGCGGCCCGGGCCACTCCACCCCAGCACGCCCCACGCCCCAGCGTTCTTCGCCCCACGCCAATTGCAGTTCAAGCACACCCACGCCAGCCCTCCGTCTGGCTGTTGCCAACGGCCACGCCTCCATCCGTGCCGCCGTGTGCGAGCCGCCCAGCGTACAGCCGCCCAGCCCGCCACCCACCGTGCGTCGCGACCAGGTCACTGCTCTGCTGCGCAAACTGCGCCACTCTGCGAAACCCATCGAACCCGTGGATGCTGCACAGTCGGGCCCTGGAGACTCCCCCACGCTTCCAGCCATTGTGGAGTCTGCTGCGGTGTCCAATTGTCCTTCCGGAGCACAGACGCCCGAGGCGGACGGCTGTGCAACCGCCTCTACAAACGCCTCCGCTTCCACCTCCGCTTCCACCTCCGCAAACGCCTCTGCAACTCCAGCCCCTCAAGTCTCCTCAGCAGCCGTCCCACTGGCAGCCCCTCAGCTATTCCCCTCTCCCTTTTCTGCCGTGTTCAAATTCTCAGGCACTGATCCGCTATTGCTGACAGACGACGCAGCAGGCCACTGGCATGATCTACTCCAGCACCAATTGGCCCTGGCCTCTCCCCGTTCTGCCGCCCATCATGCCTCCTCAACAGCCCCTCACGCCTCGTCGTCGTCCTCCACCTCTGCCACCACCTCGAATGGCACTGCCACAAATTCATCCCAACAATCTCACCACATCTCTTCTTTGGCATTATCCACTCCTCCTTCTTGGATTTCGTTGGCTTCCCCTACAAAACTCTTTTCTCCTCTGCGTAAAAACTCAATCGTCAAGACTCCCAAGCAACACCAACATTCGCCGATATATCGTAAATTAAGCACGTCGGGCCTATTCAACCCAATCTCTTTATCGCCGAAACAAGATGCAAACGCCAATGCAATAACTCTCACAAACACAATAGCAATCTTGCCCCCTTGTACAAACAACAACACGACACCTAAACTAGAAGAACCTACCACTCCGAAATCCAGTTTGAAATTACCTGCTCTCTTGGAATGCACTCCTTTGATCCAACAAACAATGAATGGTTCGTTACCTTCTACGAAATTCATCCCGTCCTCATTGAACTTGGAATCCTTTTCTCCTTTGAAAGAAAGTCTTAATTCGGTCGTTCCAGAACAAGACGATGCAAGATTGGCTTTGAAACGATTGGTCGATCGTAATGCATAA
- the SLD7 gene encoding Sld7p (similar to Saccharomyces cerevisiae YOR060C; ancestral locus Anc_5.661): MHKVGVLKFTLGGHSSTHNEITLRDVQLWEQKNNNHESPSEDQNLTEPVHTYKGKFFQYVSLSRLPNWCFPIDNYGNNQDGNQSVTFTTSSTTLAYFKSKLKTFDRGIVVEISVMDDTRLIDHLFIIFYSSNKYNNSKNHNIHWFILDLRKKSQIDSKVLELQKQLNKNRPQLEKRLIEKPLLHHSNTLDLGTLIKRKASNDSLMGNDNNNLLKTKYEDPLLSHGTFSDTQKLIQNNIVKRDRRIQFKETLSKLILSGLRLRGIPNSQPGFQKLFRTTYDSAEFAHRNDLKKLVSNNSSKKTMDEYLSFETLQDTVETLLTLYTRS; encoded by the coding sequence ATGCACAAGGTTGGTGTATTAAAGTTTACATTGGGTGGACATAGTTCAACACATAATGAAATAACATTACGAGATGTTCAATTATGGGAGCAGAAGAATAACAATCATGAAAGCCCTTCAGAAGATCAAAACCTCACTGAACCTGTCCATACTTATAAAGGGAAGTTTTTCCAGTATGTAAGTCTGTCGAGATTACCAAATTGGTGCTTCCCCATTGATAATTATGGCAACAATCAAGATGGAAATCAAAGTGTTACATTTACTACGAGTTCTACCACTTTAGCttattttaaatctaaattaaaaacGTTTGATCGTGGTATTGTGGTTGAAATTAGTGTCATGGATGATACTCGTTTGATTGATCATTtgtttataatattttattcctccaataaatataataattcgAAAAACCATAACATTCATTGGTTTATATTGGACTTGCGAAAAAAATCTCAAATTGATTCAAAAGTTTTAGAATTGCagaaacaattaaataaaaacagGCCTCAACTTGAAAAAAGGTTGATTGAAAAACCTCTCTTACACCATAGTAATACACTAGACCTTGGGACTTTGATAAAGAGAAAGGCATCAAATGATTCATTGATGggtaatgataataataatcttcttaaaacaaaatatgaGGATCCACTTTTGAGTCATGGTACTTTTTCAGATACACAAAAACtgattcaaaataatattgtgAAACGTGATAGGAGAATCCAATTTAAGGAAACtttatctaaattaattttaagtGGTTTAAGATTAAGAGGTATTCCAAATTCTCAGCCTGGATTCCAAAAATTGTTTAGGACAACTTACGATTCAGCTGAATTTGCTCATCgtaatgatttgaaaaaacttgttagtaataatagttcGAAAAAAACTATGgatgaatatttatcatttgaaaCGTTACAAGATACAGTTGAGACATTACTGACATTGTATACTAGATCATAG
- the YNG1 gene encoding Yng1p (similar to Saccharomyces cerevisiae YNG1 (YOR064C); ancestral locus Anc_5.665), whose amino-acid sequence MDTRHAFLGTLDHLPAELIRSLWLLQYLNVSNESNNNSTPASDVTNPTLVRNSRHLVVKYLHDLITHQEEKIRLENTFLQTLLKNRSHELLQKNNLKHSQNGKHPIGKHQHSHNKQPLKKRLTVKITLNPPSVAPVLSTKESKISPIINDSTPIIKKKRGRRPKLQQQQILEESVVPPLSRLSNTQIQSHKLRSVKQKINPIPSDDTLKINLNNKKIKGKWKKTSQPITPTEPTYCYCNDVSYGKMVACDNDDCKIEWFHYNCIKKDMASSNPTSISSAIDNNTQEINLNKKWFCSKDCETHYYSTHRKLRK is encoded by the coding sequence ATGGATACAAGACATGCCTTCTTAGGTACTCTAGACCATCTTCCAGCAGAACTCATCAGGTCTCTATGGTTGTTGCAATACCTTAACGTTTCTAACGAATCAAACAACAATTCTACGCCTGCATCGGATGTAACCAACCCAACTCTAGTGAGAAATAGTAGACATCTTGTCGTTAAATATTTGCATGATCTTATCACCCACCAAGAGGAGAAGATCCGTCTagaaaatacttttttacAAACGTTGTTGAAGAATAGATCACATGAATTGcttcaaaaaaacaatCTTAAACATTCTCAAAATGGGAAGCATCCAATTGGGAAACATCAGCATTCTCATAATAAACAACCTTTGAAGAAACGTCTCACTGTAAAGATTACCTTAAACCCTCCTTCTGTGGCACCTGTACTTTCTACCAAAGAATCAAAAATCTCCCccattattaatgattcaaCACCCAttataaagaagaaaagaggTAGACGACCGAaattacaacaacaacagatTCTTGAAGAATCTGTAGTCCCACCTTTATCACGACTTTCAAACACTCAAATTCAATCTCATAAGTTACGATCTGTAAAACAAAAGATAAACCCAATACCATCAGATGATACGctaaagataaatttaaataataaaaagataaaaggtaaatggaaaaaaactTCACAACCAATAACTCCTACAGAACCAACATACTGTTATTGTAATGATGTCTCATATGGTAAGATGGTAGCGtgtgataatgatgattgTAAAATAGAATGGTTCCATTATAAttgtattaaaaaagatatgGCAAGTTCGAATCCAACATCAATTTCCAGTGcaatagataataatactcaagaaattaatttgaataagAAATGGTTTTGTTCAAAAGATTGTGAAactcattattattcaactCATCGAAAACTACGAAAATAG
- the AIM29 gene encoding Aim29p (similar to Saccharomyces cerevisiae YKR074W; ancestral locus Anc_5.659), translated as MSNQTAFDFNQEEPLTSSSTPLTSCTITVRVIKSFPYRNVKNIIFHDYDLMTKSPQDLFEDSMKYININGSFRPFRNVKYDTLKVYTHAHGSKTVNLVINFEHDDDPKWLLDINESDKKLSDYFIENETEISLYKLDDYITYKANPEEKW; from the coding sequence ATGTCTAATCAAACTgcatttgattttaatcAAGAAGAACCATTGACCTCTTCATCTACCCCATTAACAAGTTGCACTATTACTGTTCGTGTAATAAAATCTTTCCCATATAGGAAtgtcaaaaatattatttttcatgaTTATGATTTAATGACAAAATCCCCACAAGATTTATTCGAGGATTcaatgaaatatattaatatcaatggTAGTTTTAGACCATTTAGAAACGTCAAATATGATACACTAAAAGTTTATACACACGCACATGGTTCCAAGACTGTTAACTTAGTTATTAATTTCGAACATGATGATGATCCAAAATGGTTATTAGACATTAATGAGTcggataaaaaattatctgaTTATTTCATCGAAAATGAAACTGAAATATCACTATATAAATTAGATGATTATATAACCTACAAGGCAAACCCGGAAGAAAAATGGtag
- the ALG8 gene encoding dolichyl-P-Glc:Glc1Man(9)GlcNAc(2)-PP-dolichol alpha-1,3-glucosyltransferase (similar to Saccharomyces cerevisiae ALG8 (YOR067C); ancestral locus Anc_5.669), with translation MKSVTKNIKNKTNKDAARFSLWNFWIAALMLKLLLIPDYFSTDFDVHRNWLAITNKLPLREWYYENTSQWTLDYPPFFAYFEWFLSQFVPKFVKEDGCLDILPEGEFGWSTIVFQRLTVIISEILLFVVLQVFINNSGSNEKTQSFVVASSIILSPGFLMIDHIHFQYNGFLFGILIASIVAAKNKRYLLCGLFYSIALCFKHIFLYLAPCYFVFLLRAYVLNFQDFKFKSYKDLILVVQWGNLMKLGGIVVCVMGVCFGPFWRDMNQLLSRLFPFSRGLTHAYWAPNFWAIYSFVDKMLSILFVRVPFNKFINLDKIEERKRWNNGSRGLVEDVFFVILPQIQPNLTFVLTLFYQVLAVVPVLFDPSFKRFIGSLTLCGFASFLFGWHVHEKAILLVIIPFSFLVVCDRRLLSSFMLVGSAGYVSLFPLLFKGQDFLLKCLYLIVWCIIYFFAFRKTIKLSSSVQRRVFFLDRLTIIYIFSLFLMVILIEMIDLFKNRFVVLQKFEFLGLMVYSVYCSLGIISSWIGLSWLYNFDEPLWMPKGGV, from the coding sequence ATGAAAAGTGTTACGAAAAACATCAAGAATAAGACGAACAAAGATGCAGCCAGATTTTCACTTTGGAATTTCTGGATAGCAGCATTAATGTTAaaacttttattaataCCGGATTATTTCAGTACGGATTTTGATGTTCATAGAAATTGGTTAGCTATTACCAATAAATTACCTCTAAGAGAATGGTATTATGAAAATACAAGTCAATGGACATTAGATTACCCACCATTTTTTGCATATTTCGAATGGTTTTTATCCCAATTTGTACCTAAATTTGTTAAGGAAGATGGATGTTTGGATATTTTACCAGAGGGAGAATTTGGTTGGAGTACAATTGTTTTCCAACGATTGACAGTGATAATTagtgaaattttattatttgtcgTATTGCAAGtgtttattaataatagtggttctaatgaaaaaacACAAAGTTTTGTTGTTGCATCGAGTATAATTCTTTCACCAGGGTTTTTAATGATTGATCATATCCATTTCCAATATAATGGGTTTTTATTTGGGATTTTGATAGCGTCTATTGTTGCAGCCAAAAATAAACGGTATTTGTTGTGTGGATTGTTTTATAGTATTGCATTATGTTTTAAAcatattttcttatatttGGCACCATgttattttgtatttttattaagagcttatgttttaaatttccaagatttcaaattcaagaGTTATAAAGATTTAATCCTTGTTGTTCAATGGGGAAACCTTATGAAATTGGGGGGTATTGTGGTTTGTGTTATGGGAGTTTGTTTTGGACCATTTTGGAGAGATAtgaatcaattattaagtAGATTATTCCCATTTTCTAGAGGACTTACTCATGCGTATTGGGCTCCTAATTTCTGGGcaatttattcatttgtAGATAAGATGTTGagtattttatttgttcGTGTTCcgtttaataaatttataaatttggATAAGAttgaagaaagaaaaagatgGAATAATGGTAGTAGAGGATTAGTAGAGGATGTTTTTTTCGTCATCTTACCTCAAATCCAACCTAATTTGACATTTGTCTTGACATTATTCTATCAAGTCTTGGCAGTGGTTCCAGTACTTTTCGATCCATCTTTTAAACGGTTTATTGGATCATTGACTTTATGTGGGTTTgcatcatttttatttggatGGCATGTTCATGAAAAGGCGATATTATTGGTTATTATCCCGTTTTCCTTTCTTGTGGTATGTGATCGTCgattattatcatctttCATGCTTGTGGGGTCTGCAGGGTATGTTTCTTTATTCCCGTTACTTTTCAAGGGACAAGATTTCTTATTGAaatgtttatatttgattgtttggtgtattatttattttttcgCATTCCGTAAGactattaaattatcatctaGTGTGCAACGAagagtattttttttggatcgATTGacaataatttatattttttcgtTGTTTTTGATGGTAATTCTAATAGAAATGATTGATTTGTTCAAGAATCGGTTTGTAGTATTACAAaagtttgaatttcttgGATTGATGGTTTATAGTGTGTATTGTTCTTTGGGGATTATCAGTTCATGGATTGGGTTGTCATGGTTGTATAATTTCGATGAACCATTGTGGATGCCCAAAGGTGGTGTATAA
- the CKA2 gene encoding casein kinase 2 catalytic subunit CKA2 (similar to Saccharomyces cerevisiae CKA2 (YOR061W); ancestral locus Anc_5.662) — protein sequence MPLPPSTLNQKSSRVYSIARVYADECEKRPQEYWDYEQGVTIDWGKITNYEIIKKIGRGKYSEVFSGINIINNEPCVIKVLKPVKLKKIYRELKILTNLTGGPNVVGLYDIVQDTQSKIPALIFEEIKNVDFRTLYPTFKLSDIQYYFTQLLIALDYCHSMGIMHRDVKPQNVMIDPIQKKLRLIDWGLAEFYHPGVDYNVRVASRYHKGPELLVNLNQYDYSLDLWSVGCMLAAIVFRKEPFFKGSTNPDQLVKIAAVLGTKELLAYLSKYGLKLPSEYDNIMKDFNKKNWQYFIKENDNNIIELAVPEMIDLIDNLLRYDHQERLTAKEAMNHKFFRQQYS from the coding sequence ATGCCATTACCACCATCCactttaaatcaaaaatccAGCCGAGTTTATTCTATTGCTAGAGTTTATGCTGATGAATGTGAGAAGAGACCTCAGGAATATTGGGATTATGAACAAGGTGTTACGATTGATTGGGGGAAGATCACAAATTATGAAATAATCAAGAAAATTGGTCGTGGGAAATATTCAGAGGTGTTTAGTGGgataaatataatcaaCAATGAACCATGCGTTATTAAAGTCTTGAAACCTGttaaattaaagaagatCTATAGAGAATTGAAGATTTTAACCAATCTAACAGGTGGACCTAACGTAGTTGGATTATATGATATTGTTCAAGACACACAATCAAAGATACCagctttaatatttgaagaaattaaaaatgttgATTTTAGGACTTTATATCCAACTTTCAAATTGAGCgatattcaatattattttacaCAATTATTGATTGCTTTAGATTATTGTCATTCTATGGGTATTATGCATAGAGATGTGAAACCACAAAATGTTATGATTGATCCaattcaaaagaaattaagaTTGATTGATTGGGGTTTAGCAGAATTCTACCATCCTGGGGTTGATTATAACGTTAGAGTTGCTTCAAGATATCATAAAGGTCCTGAGTTATTGGTGAATTTAAACCAATACGATTATTCATTGGATCTTTGGTCTGTTGGTTGTATGTTAGCTGCAATTGTGTTCAGAAAGGAACCTTTCTTTAAAGGTTCTACTAATCCTGATCAATTGGTCAAAATTGCAGCTGTCTTAGGTACAAAGGAATTATTAGCATATTTGAGTAAATATGGATTAAAATTACCAAGCGaatatgataatataatgaaaGATTTCAATAAGAAGAATTGGcaatatttcattaaagagaatgataataatattatagaaTTAGCTGTACCAGAAATGATTGATTtgattgataatttattaagaTATGATCATCAAGAAAGATTAACGGCTAAAGAAGCAATGAATCATAAATTTTTCCGTCAACAATATTCATAA
- the CYT1 gene encoding ubiquinol--cytochrome-c reductase catalytic subunit CYT1 (similar to Saccharomyces cerevisiae CYT1 (YOR065W); ancestral locus Anc_5.666), whose translation MFRNIAFKNIKPQYSKFVTAGVIGCGATASALLYSDSLKAHAMTAAEHGLHSPSFDWSHKGPLQTFDHASIRRGYHVYREVCAACHSLDRIAWRTLVDVSHTQEEVKEMAEAFEYVDEEPDEQGNPKARPGKLSDKILGPYPNEQAARAANQGAFPPDLSLMSKARHGGADYIFSLLTGYPEEPPAGVQLPPGSNYNPYFPGGSIAMGRVLFDGLVEYEDGTPATTSQMAKDVSTFLSWCAEPEMDERKKLGLKTVIILSSLYLLSVWVKKFKWAGIKTRKIVFNPPKSGKR comes from the coding sequence ATGTTTAGAAATATAGCATTCAAGAACATCAAGCCACAGTACTCGAAGTTTGTCACTGCCGGGGTTATTGGTTGTGGTGCTACTGCTTCAGCTCTTTTATATTCGGATTCATTAAAGGCCCATGCTATGACTGCGGCTGAACATGGGTTACACAGTCCAAGTTTTGATTGGTCTCACAAGGGTCCCCTGCAAACTTTTGACCATGCTTCTATTAGAAGAGGGTACCATGTTTATCGAGAAGTATGTGCTGCATGTCATTCGTTAGATAGAATTGCATGGAGAACCCTTGTTGATGTCTCACACACACAAGAAGAAGTGAAAGAAATGGCTGAAGCATTCGAATATGTTGATGAAGAACCTGATGAACAGGGTAATCCAAAGGCAAGACCTGGTAAATTGAGTGATAAAATCTTGGGTCCATACCCTAACGAACAAGCTGCCAGAGCTGCTAACCAAGGTGCATTTCCTCCTGATCTATCATTGATGTCCAAAGCTAGACATGGTGGTGCCGATTATATCTTTTCGTTATTGACTGGTTACCCAGAAGAACCTCCAGCTGGTGTACAATTACCACCAGGTTCCAATTATAACCCATACTTCCCAGGTGGTTCCATTGCCATGGGTAGAGTCTTATTTGATGGGCTGGTAGAATACGAAGATGGTACTCCAGCTACTACTTCGCAAATGGCCAAAGATGTTTCTACTTTCTTGAGTTGGTGTGCAGAACCTGAAATGGAtgaaagaaagaaattagGGTTGAAGACtgttataatattatcatcattgtACCTATTGAGTGTGTGGGTTAAGAAGTTCAAGTGGGCTGGTATCAAGACAAGAAAGATTGTATTCAACCCACCAAAGAGTGGTAAGCGTTAG